One region of Prochlorococcus marinus str. GP2 genomic DNA includes:
- a CDS encoding NAD-dependent DNA ligase, translating to MKTYLEERIEWYDDNYRNGNALISDKQFDQLEKNLLRTNPNCDYFKNKNKLVLPSLEKDSIDEFLKGLLADTKLLIEPKIDGCAVALQYSDGILNKAISRKGADVTNKLTKVKDIPNYLPLRGVLQVRGELYAPNQSPNISQRIASGFLRARKGFPESLSFCAFQILNSTLNQYESKKSLSKLRFTIPQDISCNFTSQVQVFRKKWLEGNLFREYPTDGIVVKINSRKLQLIREKSNLDYPYWQVAIKS from the coding sequence ATGAAGACTTATTTAGAAGAACGAATTGAATGGTATGACGATAATTATAGAAATGGCAATGCTTTAATTTCTGATAAGCAGTTCGACCAACTTGAAAAGAATCTATTAAGAACAAACCCTAATTGTGATTACTTTAAAAATAAAAATAAGCTAGTTTTACCTTCATTAGAAAAAGATTCAATAGATGAATTTTTGAAAGGATTATTAGCAGATACCAAATTATTAATTGAACCTAAAATTGATGGTTGTGCTGTTGCTTTGCAATATAGTGATGGGATCTTGAATAAAGCAATTTCAAGAAAAGGAGCTGACGTTACTAATAAACTGACAAAAGTTAAAGACATTCCCAATTATCTTCCTTTACGTGGAGTGCTTCAAGTTAGAGGTGAATTATACGCACCCAACCAAAGTCCAAACATCTCCCAGAGAATAGCTTCTGGATTTCTCAGAGCTAGAAAAGGATTTCCTGAAAGTCTTAGCTTCTGCGCATTTCAAATACTTAATTCAACACTTAACCAATATGAATCCAAAAAGAGCCTTTCTAAGCTACGCTTCACAATCCCTCAGGATATTTCATGCAACTTCACAAGCCAAGTTCAAGTATTTAGAAAAAAATGGCTAGAAGGGAATCTTTTTAGGGAATATCCTACAGATGGAATAGTAGTAAAGATAAATTCCAGAAAATTACAATTAATTAGAGAAAAATCAAATTTAGATTATCCTTATTGGCAAGTGGCAATAAAGAGCTAA